One segment of Cyprinus carpio isolate SPL01 chromosome A17, ASM1834038v1, whole genome shotgun sequence DNA contains the following:
- the fuca2 gene encoding plasma alpha-L-fucosidase, protein MYQWSVVPLCLLLIGSSVGQYEPTWESVDSRPLPEWFDQAKFGIFIHWGVFSVPSYGSEWFWWYWQGRKFPSYVNFMEQNYPPDFSYENFASQFRAEFFDPKEWVDIFASSGAKYIVLTTKHHEGFTLWGSKYSWMWNAVDVGPKRDLVDEIATALRAHSDLRLGLYHSLFEWFNPLFKADADKSFKTNVFPTTKTLPELYEIVNQYKPELLWSDGDGDAPDSYWNSTGFLAWLYNESPVRDTVVTNDRWGYGTICNHGGYYTCTDRYNPGHLLKHKWESCMSMDKKSWGYRREAKFSDYLTIEQLIASLVETVSCGGNLLLNVGPTHDGRIMPIFEERLRQMGQWLKVNGEAIYNSSAWRVQNDTVTPGVWYTANQKNAIYAIFLSWPDNGYIVLSDPVVSSSKTQVVLLGYQSLSWESMKPTGLKVHLPQLAPGQMPCSWAWTLRLTGAM, encoded by the exons ATGTATCAGTGGAGTGTTGTCCCCCTTTGTTTACTCTTGATTGGCAGCTCTGTTGGTCAATATGAGCCTACGTGGGAATCAGTTGACTCGAGACCTCTACCGGAATGGTTCGATCAAGCCAAATTCGGCATATTCATTCACTGGGGAGTGTTTTCAGTTCCCAGCTATGGCAGTGAATGGTTCTG GTGGTACTGGCAGGGCCGGAAATTCCCGTCTTATGTGAATTTTATGGAGCAGAATTACCCACCCGACTTTTCCTACGAAAACTTTGCTTCTCAGTTTCGGGCTGAATTCTTTGATCCTAAAGAGTGGGTTGACATTTTTGCCTCGTCTGGAGCCAAATATATTGTCCTCACAACCAAACATCATGAAG GGTTTACACTATGGGGCTCGAAATACTCGTGGATGTGGAACGCAGTGGATGTCGGGCCGAAGCGGGATCTGGTGGATGAGATCGCCACCGCTCTGCGGGCACACAGTGATTTGCGTCTGGGTCTCTACCACTCTTTATTTGAGTGGTTTAACCCTCTGTTCAAAGCTGATGCTGACAAGTCCTTCAAAACCAATGTGTTTCCTACGACAAAGACCCTGCCAGAACTATATGAGATTGTCAACCAGTACAAACCTGAGTTGCTGTGGTCTGATGGTGACGGAGATGCGCCCGACTCTTACTGGAACAGCACAGGGTTCCTCGCCTGGCTTTATAACGAGAG CCCTGTGCGTGACACTGTTGTGACCAATGACCGCTGGGGATACGGCACTATATGTAATCATGGCGGATATTACACCTGCACAGATCGCTACAACCCCGGACACCTGCTGAAACACAAGTGGGAGAGCTGCATGTCCATGGACAAGAAGTCATGGGGGTATAGGAGAGAGGCTAAATTCAGTGACTACCTAACCATTGAGCAGCTGATAGCA TCTCTTGTTGAGACCGTGTCCTGCGGGGGGAATTTGCTGTTGAACGTGGGCCCCACACACGACGGCCGCATCATGCCCATCTTTGAGGAGCGTCTGCGACAGATGGGCCAGTGGCTCAAGGTCAACGGAGAGGCCATTTACAACAGCAGCGCATGGAGAGTTCAGAACGACACTGTCACTCCTGGAGTCTG GTATACGGCGAATCAGAAGAATGCAATCTATGCTATTTTCCTTTCATGGCCTGATAATGGCTATATTGTTCTAAGCGACCCAGTTGTATCATCGTCTAAGACGCAG GTGGTGCTGCTTGGATATCAGTCCCTCTCGTGGGAGTCCATGAAACCCACTGGTCTAAAGGTTCATCTGCCCCAGCTGGCCCCCGGTCAGATGCCCTGCTCCTGGGCTTGGACCCTGCGACTGACTGGTGCGATGTAG